CGCCCATCACATGGTGCGCAAAGGCTGTCATCAGAAACGTAAACAACAGTGCCGCTACCAAGGAATGAATCGACCCACGGTGCGTGGTGTATTCATGGAATACCGTCCAAATCGGAAAGCGAATTAACCCAAAAGTGATCAAGCCCACGCCCCACAATTCCACAATCGACAAATTGTTTTCACTGGAAAATACCACCATAAAGGCGGCAAGGATCGCAAACAAGGAAAACATAATTCGGCTAGGGTAAGCGTGTTGCAAATCAATATCCGGCAGGATACCGCCGATGGTTCCCAATAGCGCCAACATTAAGGCTTCACGCGGCTCGGCTAAGCCCACCTGCAAGCAGAGGACAGACAATAAGCCCGCCCCCGCCGCTGCCACGCTAATATGCGTACTAAAATTTGCCATATTGTCAGCAGATTACGCCGTTTTCATCACAATAAACTGCTTGATCGCGTCAACATCCGCGTCCATCACCACAAAATGCTGCGGCAAGCTTTCCAAATCGTTCATACTCGCCGGACGCACAGGGTCACATCCCAACGCTTCTTGAATCGACTCTTCAAATTTCGCAGGCAACGCTGTTTCCAATACCAACATGGGAACACCGGCTTCACGCTGCTCCAACGCCACTTTCAAACCATCAGCGGTATGCGTGTCGATCATTACGCCATACGTTTCAAATGCATAGCGAATGGTATGCATCCGGTGCGTATGCGAACTTACCCCCGACTGGAAGCCAAACGCAGGCACTTGTGCAAACACACCATCCGCATTCAAATCAAACGCGCCGCCGTTATCCACTTCGTTCCACAAACCGCGTACTTTGTCGCCATCACGCCCGACCAAATCGAACACGAAACGCTCAAAATTCGACGCTTTGGAAATATCCATCGACGGGCTACTGGTGTGGTAGGTGTTCGCCGCCCCACGCGGACGGTACACGCCTGTGCGGAAAAACTCATCCAGCACATCGTTTTCATTGGTTGCCACAATCAAATGCTTGATCGGCAAACCCATCATCCGCGCCACATGCCCCGCGCACACATTCCCGAAATTCCCCGACGGCACCGCAAAGCTCACTTGCTGATCATTGGAATCCGTCGCCGCAAAGTAACCTTTGAAGTAGTACACAATCTGTGCCGCTACTCGCCCCCAGTTGATCGAATTAACCGCGCCAATTTTATTCGCCGCCTTGAATGCATGATCATTGGAAACGGCTTTCACAATATCCTGACAATCGTCAAACACGCCATTCACCGCGATATTGAAGATATTTTCATCTTGCAGGCTGAACATTTGCGCGGTCTGGAAACGGCTCATCTTGCCATGCGGCGACAGCATGAACACGTTCACCCCGTGTTTGCCGCGCATGGCATATTCCGCCGACGACCCGGTATCGCCAGAAGTCGCCCCCAGAATATTGATGCCCTGCCCCGCTTTTGCCAGCACGTATTCAAACAAATTACCGAGCAATTGCATCGCCATGTCTTTAAACGCAATCGTCGGGCCATTTGACAAGCACAGCAGGTGCAAATCCGGTTCGAGCGTGTGCAATGGCGTAATGTCTGCCGCATTTTCGCCGTCACGCACATTGCAATACACTTCAGCAGTGTAAGTTTTGTCAATAATCGCCTTCAAATCAGCCGCTGGAATGTCCGTCGCAAAGCGCGACAGCACCGCAAACGCCAGTTCGCGGTAATTCATGCCGCGCATCTGCGTCAAATCGTCAGCGCTGAAATGCGGGTAGGTTTCCGGCAAATACAAACCGCCATCAGGCGCAAGCCCGCCCAGCAGGATTTCACTGAAAGATTGCGCAGGCGCTTGCCCGCGAGTCGAAATGTATTTCATGTTATTAGCCCAAGGTCTCGACACGAATGCGCGTAACGCTGCTGCAAATGGTATCCAGTGCTTCAATCGCCGCAAGCGCCGCGTTCATATTGCCTTCGCGCACGCGCTGGGTCAGCATGATAATGTCGACTTTATCCACACCGCTGGTCGGCTCTTTCTGAATGAAAGCCTCAATGCTGATTTGACGATCACCGAGAATGCGCGTCACATCCGCCAAGACACCGGGGCGATCTAAGGCACACATGCGCAAATAAAAGGCCGTTTCCACTTCCTCAATCGGCAAAATGGCAGTATCCGCAAGCTGTGACGGTTGGAATGCCAAATGCGGCACGCGGTTTTCCGGGTCAGCCGTCAGCGCACGAGTAACATCCACCAAATCCGCAATCACGGCGGAAGCCGTTGGCTCTGCACCCGCACCTGCGCCGTAATACAAGGTCGCGCCAACCGCATCGCCTTTCACCAATACCGCATTCATCACACCATCGACATTGGCAATCAACCGCCGCTCAGGAATCAGCGTGGGGTGAACCCGTTGCTCAATGCCCGCCGCAGTACGCCGTGCAATGCCTAAATGTTTGATGCGATAGCCCAGCTCAGTCGCATAGGTTACATCTTCAGCACTGATTTTGGTAATGCCTTCGGTGTACGTTTGCTTAAATTGC
The DNA window shown above is from Candidatus Thiothrix sulfatifontis and carries:
- a CDS encoding metal-dependent hydrolase, which produces MANFSTHISVAAAGAGLLSVLCLQVGLAEPREALMLALLGTIGGILPDIDLQHAYPSRIMFSLFAILAAFMVVFSSENNLSIVELWGVGLITFGLIRFPIWTVFHEYTTHRGSIHSLVAALLFTFLMTAFAHHVMGETPFVAWLFGLFVFLGFVLHLVLDELYSVDFMNHRIKRSFGTALKILDWKKREKSTALVIATILAWAVAPDSHAFWDTLLSADTYRIIGSRLLP
- the thrC gene encoding threonine synthase; protein product: MKYISTRGQAPAQSFSEILLGGLAPDGGLYLPETYPHFSADDLTQMRGMNYRELAFAVLSRFATDIPAADLKAIIDKTYTAEVYCNVRDGENAADITPLHTLEPDLHLLCLSNGPTIAFKDMAMQLLGNLFEYVLAKAGQGINILGATSGDTGSSAEYAMRGKHGVNVFMLSPHGKMSRFQTAQMFSLQDENIFNIAVNGVFDDCQDIVKAVSNDHAFKAANKIGAVNSINWGRVAAQIVYYFKGYFAATDSNDQQVSFAVPSGNFGNVCAGHVARMMGLPIKHLIVATNENDVLDEFFRTGVYRPRGAANTYHTSSPSMDISKASNFERFVFDLVGRDGDKVRGLWNEVDNGGAFDLNADGVFAQVPAFGFQSGVSSHTHRMHTIRYAFETYGVMIDTHTADGLKVALEQREAGVPMLVLETALPAKFEESIQEALGCDPVRPASMNDLESLPQHFVVMDADVDAIKQFIVMKTA
- a CDS encoding homoserine dehydrogenase encodes the protein MDPVKVGLLGLGTVGGGTAIVLKRNAEEIARRAGRGIVIDYAANLDLSRAEELGLGNVRLTQDAFDVVNDPDIQIVVELIGGYTLARDLVLQAINNGKHVVTANKALIALHGNEIFAAAQANGVMVAFEAAVAGGIPVIKAIREGLSANRIEWLAGIINGTGNFILTEMRDKGRAFADVLAEAQALGYAEADPTFDVEGIDAGHKLTILSSIAFGIPLQFKQTYTEGITKISAEDVTYATELGYRIKHLGIARRTAAGIEQRVHPTLIPERRLIANVDGVMNAVLVKGDAVGATLYYGAGAGAEPTASAVIADLVDVTRALTADPENRVPHLAFQPSQLADTAILPIEEVETAFYLRMCALDRPGVLADVTRILGDRQISIEAFIQKEPTSGVDKVDIIMLTQRVREGNMNAALAAIEALDTICSSVTRIRVETLG